DNA sequence from the Bacteroidales bacterium genome:
CGTCTGTTCGATCCCGATAATAAGCTGCGGCAAAAATCATAATTTATCCTTTGTCAGGTATATTTTTATGATCTTTGCCGCATGGCTTTTTACTCCCGTACCACAGCACAGCTGAATCATTTTATACGCAAGTACCAGTTACAGGCGCTACGCGAGGTGTTGATCTTTTCGGTCATAACCATAAGCTTCCATTATTTGTTCCGGGCTTTTTCCGGTACAATTATGAGTACATGGCCAATTCCTGACATTTCAGGATTCACAGTTGATTTGCTTTTTAAGAACAGTTTGTGGTTTAATGTTAACGTTCTTGGAATGGACATTACAACGGTTGATACAACCTTCTTTTTTAGTGATAAAGGATATATTCACATCAACCATTCCTGTTCCGCCGTTAAACAATTCCTGCAATGGCTGGTGCTGATGATACTTTACCCCGGTCCGTGGAAACACAAATTATGGTTTATTCCGGCAGGTATTGTGGTGCTTCACTTTACCAATATTTTCAGGATCGTTGGCTTATCGGTAGTTTTATTACAATGGCCTGAATATTGGGATTGGAGCCACGATTGGGTTTTCCGTCCGTTTTTCTATGTGGTGATTTTTGCTATGTGGGTATTCTGGGTTGAGCGCTTCTCAAAAAGAAGCCTGAAAAAACAAACAGCCGGGGCAGGAAATTTACCGCAAGGTGAATGACGTTTGCCCGATTTCACTGTCGTCGGCAAAAATGGTCACCACATAAGTTCCTGCCATCATGGGTTCCTGGTTATTACGATTGATCCAGTTGGTGCAAATTTCAATCTCTTCATTTTGGTAGTCAACTTCCCGGTTCAGGGAATACTGCATCACATTGCCTTTGTAGATAAATGAATAATCATCACCCAATCCGGCAACAAGAATCAGGTTATCGGGTTGTGCAATTCTTACATATACTTCTCTTTTACCAGCAGGGGTAAGCCCGTTTGCAGCCAGTGAGTAACAAACCCTAACCAAATCCACCCGCCTTGCACGGTCAGTTTCAACTTGTTTGCCGCCTATTCCACGAATATTCAGTGGTGTTGCTGTAATGTTAAAAGCCCTTAAAACGGCTGCTACTTCCACTTGCTCAGTAAGTATTTCTTTGTCTTTCTGTAGTTCCTGGGTTAGCATTTTTTCACGCTCAAAATTTGCCCTTATGGTAACGTTCTCGGTTTTTAATTCTCGGTTTTCGGTATAGAGTGAATCCATCTGGCGCAGGTAGCCTTGTGAGATGCTGCGTAGTTGTTCCAGTTTGCGTTGCACCTTTACATATTCCCATTCAGTATCAAGCAAGCGTTTGATTTCGCTGGCGTTGGCCAGTATAAGGCTGTCTTTCTGATTTAATACTTCAGTGAGGTTACCAAATTCAAGTTTCACATTTTCGTGTTCGATGAGGAGGGAATCAAGCTCATATTGAAATGCGGTACGCTGAATTTCTTTCTCTGTCGCAAGTTGGGTGAGTTTGCTTGTGTTCACAAAGAGTAAGATGCCAAGCACAACAGCCAATAAGGCAAGAATTATGATAATTATCAGCGATAACCACGACGATCTTTTGTTTTCAGTTGCTTCCATATACTACTTATGATTGATGATGATTATAGGAAAATAAACCTAATTATTGTTGGTTCGTGCAAAGATAACTATAAAATACTCAAATGAAAAAGGCTGCCATCTGGTGGCAGCCTCTTTTAAGCATCATTCAAGGTCTTACTCAACCACTTTTAAATGATCACCTGTTTCTTTTACAATCCGCCTGTACCATTCTTCGCCATATCCCGGGAATGAGACTTTGGGATTACGGTTTGGCGGATCGGCGTATTTTATGTTGCCGTCGAGGTACTTCATAAAGAGGTCCTGGTAAAGCAGGCTCCAGCGCTCAAACGTATAATCTCCCTGTTTTACCGAGTATTCAGTAAGGAATTGAACGGCAAGGTTTTTATCGGCAGCATACAATTCTTCGGCTGCTTTATCAATGGCAGGAGTATAAACAATAAACTTATTTTCAAGTTCTTTTTGAACCTTTTGTATATCAACAATCACTGAATCATAACGCATATAAGCGAGATGGGCTACTTTGTTGAATATCCAGAATGCAGCATTGTCCGACCACTCCATCATTGCACCGTTACCTTCGGCAAAGGATGCAGGGGTTTCTGTGATTGAGCAATACATGGGTGTAAAAACAGTGCTTTTGGCGTCATCAACGCCAAACCAGATAATGCCACCAATGGAATTGGGCAGCCATGAACGGGATTGGGTCACAAACACAAAACCACTCTGTTGGGTAGCCACAGCGCGTTCGTTGCAATAGGCAACATCATCAACTTTCCAGGTGAGCGGACGCCAGCGATAAGGTTTTCCGTGAGCTCCGGCACCCATGTCTTTGGTCATATCAAGCGCTGTGCCTTCGTAGGCATCGCGCATAAATTCCATCATATCCTGAACCGAAACTTTCCGGTTTGGCTTGATCCAAAGTGGCATGCGGTTTTCAAGATTGTGACCCATGGCGTAATCGAGGTATTGGTCCATATCGTCATGAACCTTACGAAATACTGTCCATACACGTGCTTCACAGAAACGTGCACCGCCAAATTCAACCGGTGCATAGATATCAGAAAAACTAAAGTCCTGGTCCTTGCCTTCAAAAAAGCCTTTTGCACGCGCAAAGCTTATCACATCGTGCGAATAAATTACTTCAACGGCTGGTTCGTAAATTTTATCAAATTGCTTTGAGTTGATGGAAGTTTTCTTGTTAGCCAGCGGAAAAGTTGTGATCCTGGCCTGGTTAGCATGCCCTGAAATATAACCGTCGGGGATGCGCATGGCCACCCAAACAGCTCCTTTTTCGCCTTCGCCTTTGCCTATCATTTCAAAAATCCAGACTTCATTCGGGTCAGAAACCGAAAATGATTCGCCTGAACTGTAATACCCATATTCATCAACCAGTTCAGCCATAATCTTAATGGCTTCGCGGGCAGTTTTGGCCCGTTGCAGGGCCACATAAATGAGGCTGCCGTAATCCATGATTGCACCTGCCTGGGATTCAAGTTCAGACCGGCCGCCATAAGTTGTCTCGGCGATGGCTACCTGGTGCTCGTTGATGTTTCCGACAACATTATACGTTTGGCTTGCCTGTTTAATTTGTCCAAGATATTTTCCGGTATCCCATTCATAAATATCGAGCATTGAACCTTCGGGCCATGTTGCAGCTTTCCAGTGGTAGAGTTCGCCATACAGCACATGCGAGTCTGCCGAATAACTTATCATGGTGGAACCGTCAGTTGAAGCGCCTTTGGTAATCAGGAAATTGGTACAGGCCTGAACGGTCCTGGCCGCTCCGATTAGCAGGAATAATCCCAGCAAGACAACGGTCAGATGGTGTTTCTTCATTGTTTAAAAGTTTTGGTGAGCAATTACTTAACGTTGACAAAAGTAACGCTTTTCCCCGAAATAGCAATCAGCCAATGGTTCGCAACGGCAGACAAATGAAAGGATTTATATGAAACCCAGGGAATATGAAGCAGTATAAAAGGCTTAGGCCTTAGTGTTCGGATTATTGGTGTCGGTATTCGGAGTAGGCGCTGACGGTTTTTTGAAAAGGCGCTTCCATGCAGATTCCTTGTTGTCGTTGGCGTCATCGGAATAGTAACCGTAGCCATAACCATAGCCATATCCGTAACCGTAGCCATAACCGTAACCATAGCCATACCCATAACCGTAGCCATACCCATACGAATTTTTAGTAAGCTTCACGTCGTTGATAAGGATGGTAGTATTGGGAATGCCCCTGAATTCAACATCTTTCATAATGGCGGCAAAAACCTTTTTAATTGTATAGTTCTGACGGGCTACAAAGATTTTAACATCGGCATGCTGCATGAGCAGGAAAGCATCGGTTACGAGGCCTACCGGGGGTGTATCCACTATTATATAATCATACAACTTGCGAAGTTCACTGAACATTACCCCTGTTCTATCTGAAGCGATTAATTCCGAAGGGTTCGGGGGTATAGGCCCGGCCATGATAATATCAAGGTTCTCAAGTGGCGATTGTTGTATGATCTCCTGCAAGGTGTTTTTGCCAATCAAATATTTGCTGAGCCCATTTTCGTTTGACAATCCGAAATCCTGATAAATCTTTGGTTTACGTAAGTCGAAACCGATTAACAATACTTTTTTACCATACATGGAATAAACCGTGGCCAGGTTGGTTGAGGTAAATGTTTTTCCTTCGCTTGGCATAGTAGAGGTAAGCAAAACAACCAAACTATCCTTTCCTTTTGAGAAAAACTGGATATTGGTCCTGATGGATCGGAAGGCCTCTGCAATTGAAGATTTTGGTGATTGTGCCACAATGATATTGCTGTCGTAGCGGCTGTTAATTATATGGCCGATAATAGGTATGTTCGTAATGCTTTCAACATCTTTGCGTTCAATAACCTTATCATTAAAGTAATCCTTACCCATGATATAGCCAACCGGAAGAACCAGTCCCAGCAGCAACGCGATAGTAAAATTCAGGGTTTTTTTTGGGAAGACTGATTCGAAAGAGCCTGGGCGTGCGATATCAATCACCTCATTGTCAGGGAAATTGGAGGCTTTGGTAATGGCAGCTTCTGACCTCTTTTGCATCAGGTAGGTATAAATTGCGTCGTTGAACCTGAATTTTCTTTCAATACCAAAAAGCTGACGTTGGGTTGCAGGCAGGGTGCTGATTCTTTGCGTAAGCAGATTTATCTGCTTGTTTTTTTCTGCAATCGCTATTTCTGAAGCCCTGATAATACTTTCAACATTTTCGAGCAAATTATTCTTCACATTACCAATCCTGCTGTCCATGGCTATAACCAATGGGTTTTTGGGCGTTGTCCGGATAAGTAGATCCGATTTTTCAGAATGCAATTTTAGCAACTCAGCGATCAATTGTGTAATCATCGGGTCATCAATTCCCATTGAGGAAGGCACAATGATTTCGTCAATATCATCACGCGATTCCTGTATATATCTGCGGAGATGGTTATAGTATTTTGATTGAACCACGAGTGCAGCCTTGTCCGTTTCAAACTGTTTCATCTGGTCAAAAACCTGTTGAGCCTGGAAATCGAGGTTCATGACTTCTGAAGCAATTTTGAAATCCTGTAATCTTGCTTCGGCCATGTTCAACGAATCGGTAATATCACCCAGTTGGGCGTCAATAAAATCAATGGTATTGGTAGCAACCAGGTTTTTCTTGTCCAGCGACCTGTCGAGATAAACATCAATAAGTGTATTGATGAAATCTACGGATTTATTAATGTTGTTGCCCTTAAAGGAAACCTCAAGGATGCTGGCTTCACGGTTGATGGGTTCAATTTCGATATTAGCGCTAAAGTCCTTGGTAAGTGCATCAAGATTGTTGAAAATGAAAATAAACTTTTTGTTGCGGATGTCTTCGTCCAGGAAGTCTTCATTCAGCAGCATCTTAAAATTAAAATACTGCCCTTCAATTGTCTGGCCGAAACTATAAACCCCTGACAGGTTAATTTTGTCAGCGCCCTTTTCTGTAGCCTTGAAAGTGGTGAAATCATAAAGGTCGAGGTTCTCACCTTCGGCCTCAATTTTAAACTCATTGTTGGATAAAACGCTCACCATGAATTTCAGGTTCGCAGGCTGAATATTCGCAATGTCAGGGATCACAACAAAAGGGCTTTCATTATATAATTCCCTGATGATGAAGTTTTCCTCGAGATAATACGAAACTTTAAGATCCAGCTCCTTTATAGCCCGGTTTGAAAGCCAGTAAGATTTGAGAATCCCTATTTCATTCTGGATGTTTTGCGTACTGCTCATCAATGAAATGCCCAGCAATGCCTGGGGGTCCATTCTCGATTTGTCGTCCTTGATGAGGACGGTGGTTTTAACCTTATAAACCGGAAGGGTGTATTTATTGAACAGAAATGCTATAAGCAGGGAGATAAAAATAGTTATCAAAAAAAAGTACCAATAGCTGTAAAGTTTGAAAAACAGCGTTTTGAAATCAATGCTTTCTTCTACTTGTTGCTGGGAGTTATCTCTGATTGGATCCACGATGCGGTCTTATTTATTTAAAGAAGTTTAAAATCAACAATGTTGTTGTGACGGTTGAAAGCAAAATAGCATATGGGAATGTGGTAAAGGCAAATGTTTTTGATTTCATTGCGGAAACATAAATCACATCGTCTGGCATCAGGTAGTAATACTCTGATTCAAGGATTCTTCTTGATGATAGGTCCAGCGAATGGACTTCCGATCCGGTAGCCGTCCTGCGAACCAACTGTACATTTTTCCGGTCGCCCCAGGTACTCATATCTCCCGCCATTGCCAGGGCTTCGAAAATACTCAAGCGGGTTTGAAAAACAGGAAACTGGCCCGGGCGTATCACTTCGCCAAGCACAGCAATGCGGAAATTAACAAGTTTTACGATCACCGTAGCATCACGCATGTATTCATTGATTGCTTCCTGCACCTGTGCTTTAATTTCATCAAGCGTTTTGTCCTTCACCAACACATTGCCAATTACGGGAAATTCAATGAAACCCTGAGGGTTCACACTATAACTGCTTAGATAAACACTCAGCTCATTGTTCAGATACTGACTGTAAACCCCACCCGGTTGAATGCTGAAAAGGTCTGCCGTTTGGTTGTCGAGTCCCAGCACCCTGATGTACAAATTGTCGCCGGGCTGGATCAGATAGTCTTTCTTGAAATCATTGTCATAGTGTATCTTTGGTTCTTCGTCAACAAGGTATTTCAGTTTTTTTTGCGGAACACAAGAACCCAGGAGCGCAAGAACAATTATTGACAGGGTCAGCAACCGGAAATTTGCTTTCAGGGAGGGAATGGTATGTTTCATTGTTTGTTTTGAGTCAAATTTGGCTTGCAAAAGTAATATTTTCAGCGGAAATCTAAGATACCCGAAGTGATTAAGCTTAACATTATGATACAATGAACCAAAATGACGGTGTTAATTTTTCATCTCACCAATGAGTGTTGCCGGTGTGCATTTGGTAATCAGCACTTTTACATAGGTTCCGGGTTTGCTCTCAGCGCCGGTAAACACCACCACTTTGTTCTGGCTGTTGCGCCCCATGAATTGTTTGTTTGAGCGTTTTGAAGTACCCTCAACGAGGACGGTAAAAGTTTGCCCAACATCCCTAAGATTACTCTGGTGTGATAACTGCTGCTGCAGCTCAATAATTTCGCTGAGGCGACGACTTTTTACAGGTTCGGGAACATCATCGGGCAGTTTTTTTGCTGCTATTGTACCAGGGCGTTCAGAGTATTTAAACATATAGGCATAATCGTATCCAACCCATTGCATCAGCGAAAGGGTTTCCTGATGCTCATCTTCGGTTTCGCTACAAAAACCGGTAATAATATCGGTGGTAATGCTGCATTCAGGCAGGTTTTGCCTGATGGCTTTTACGCGATCCATATACCATTCGCGGTCGTAACGGCGGTTCATAAGTTTAAGAATGCGCGAGCTTCCTGATTGAACCGGAAGGTGAATGGAGCGGCATATATTTTCATTGCGAACCATGATTGCAATCAATACATCGGATAAATCTTTTGGATGAGATGTTGCGAACCGCACCCGAAGCAAGGGGTTCACCGCTGCCACTTTTTCAAGCAGCATCGGAAAGCTCACATGGCCAGCGTCACTTTCCCATGCATACGAATTTACGTTTTGGCCCAGCAGTGTTACTTCGCGATAGCCATTATTAAATATATCATGGCATTCAGCGATGATAGTTTCAGGATTCCTGCTTCGCTCAACGCCCCTAACCGAAGGCACCACACAATAGGCGCAATGGTTTTCGCATCCACGCATGATGGAAATGAACGCCGAAACATGATTGCTGTCTAACCTGACGGGGTTGATATTAGCATAGGTTTCGTCGGCTGAAAGTATCACGTTGATAGCTTTCTGCCCGCTCCCGGCAACTTTGATCAGTCGCGGGAGGTCGCGATAGGCATCGGGTCCTGCAATCAGGTCAACATAGGCGGCTTTTTCAAGCAAGGACTCTTTCATGCGCTCGGCCATGCAGCCAAGCACACCAATCACCATTTCCGGTTTTTCCTTTTTTAAATGCCGGAACTGCTGCAAACGTTGCAAGACCCTTTTCTCTGCATTTTCACGGATAGAACAGGTGTTCACAAAAACAACATCAGCATCTTCCAAATTCTGGGTTGGTTCATAGCGGTGATCAACTAAAATGGAGTTCACAATTTCGCTGTCAGAGAAATTCATCTGGCAGCCAAAAGTTTCAATATATAGTTTTTTACTCAAACTGTCGTTTATTAATGATATGGTATAGCGGGAGTTCATAAAAGAACAATGCGTTCAAAACCCCTGCAAAATTAGTACTATAACAACATTGAGTGTGAATAATTGTTTTGAAATTAAAAAGTTGATTTGGCACAACTTAACTTAAATGCGTTACTTTGCAGCCGTTTTTGAAAAAATAACAACCAATAATTCAGGAGCTAAAAAGCATGATAAAAAACCTTGTAATTGTTGAATCACCCGCGAAAGCAAAAACCATTGAAAAATTTCTCGGCAAGGATTTTCAGGTAAAGTCGTCATTTGGTCATGTGAGGGATCTCTCTAAAACCCAGTTAGGCATAGATATCGAAAAGAACTTCGCTCCGAATTACGAAATATCGCCTGATAAAAAGAAGATTGTTGCGGAACTGAAAAAACTTGCCGGCGAAGCTGAATTGGTTTGGCTTGCCACTGATGAGGACAGGGAAGGGGAAGCTATTTCATGGCATCTTGCTGACTCCCTCAATCTTGAAGAGTCAAAAACCAGGCGCATTGTTTTTCATGAGATCACAAAAAATGCAATCCTGAAAGCGGTTGCGAACCCGCGCGCAATCAATAAACAACTGGTTGATGCCCAGCAAGCCCGCCGTGTGCTCGATCGTTTGGTTGGGTATGAAATTTCCCCGATTCTCTGGAAAAAAGTGAAGCCTTCCTTATCTGCTGGTCGGGTACAGTCCGTAGCTGTAAGGCTGATTGTTGAACGCGAAGAAGAAATCAAAGCTTTTAAAACAACTCACTTTTATAGGGTTGTCGCTTTGTTTGAAGTTAAAAACGATGATGGCATTTATCAGTTCAGCGCTGAACTGCCCGAGCGGTTGAAACTTGAAACTGATGCAAAGACGTTTCTTGAGAAATGCATTCCCGCCAGTTTTTCCGTTGCGGATATCGAAACCAAACCTGCTAAAAAATCACCGGCCCCTCCTTTTACCACATCTACTTTACAACAGGAAGCAAGCCGCAAACTTGGTTTCTCAGTAGCTAAAACCATGTTGGTGGCCCAACAGCTCTATGAAGCCGGAAAAATCACTTACATGCGAACCGATTCGGTAAATCTTTCTGATACAGCCCTGGGTTTGGCAAAACAGGAAATAGAAAATCTTTTTGGAGGCAATTACGTTAAAATCAGAAAATACGCTACCAAAACCAAGGGAGCGCAGGAAGCCCACGAAGCCATCAGGCCAACGTTTCTCAGCGACAGGGAAATTGAAGGCGACGCTTCACAACAAAGGCTGTACGAACTGATCTGGAAAAGAACCATCGCTTCACAAATGAGCGATGCTATACTCGAAAAAACCAATGTTGACGTCAAAATTTCCACAACACCCGAAGTACTTGTTGCTAAAGGTGAGGTAATCAAATTTGATGGGTTCCTCAAAGTTTACATGGAATCAACCGATGATGATAACACTGAAGGCAAGAGCGATGTTTTACCTCTTATGAAGATTGGCGATCCGCTGGATTTGAAGGAAATGAGCGCCACGCAGCGGTTCACACAGCATCCGCCACGATATACTGAAGCCAGCCTGGTTAAAAAACTTGAGGAACTTGGAATCGGACGCCCTTCTACCTATGCGCCTACCATCTCAACAATTCAGAAAAGAGAATACGTAGTTAAGGAAGACCGGCCGGGTCAGCAACGGGAATTTGTACAACTTTTATTAAAGAAGGGTAAGATTACACAAACCAACAAAGCCGAAAATGTTGGATTTGAAAAGAACAAATTGTTCCCAACAGATATCGGGATGCTCGTAAACCAGTTTCTGGTTCAGAATTTCATCAATATCCTCGACTATAATTTTACCGCCAATGTTGAAAAAGAATTTGATGAGATTGCCTTAGGCAATAAAATATGGAATGATGTTATCAAAGACTTTTATCATCCTTTTCATAAACAGGTGGAGGAGGTGCTAACAACTTCTGAAAAAGTGAAGGGAGAAAAATTACTTGGCCAGGATCCGAAAACAGGAAAGAATATTTATGTGAAGCTTGGCAGGTATGGTGCCATTGTGCAGTCAGGAGAATCGGACAGCAATGAAAAACCACAGTTTGCAGGCCTTAGAAAAGGACAAGGCATGGAAACCATTACACTTGAAGACGCACTTGAGCTGTTTAAGTTTCCACGCATCATTGGTTCGTACGAGGATAAGGAATTGAGCATTGGGATTGGTCGGTTCGGGCCGTATGTAAAACATGGTTCACTTTTTTTCTCTTTAAAAAAAACCGACAACCCGTATACGGTTGAGGAAGAGAGGGCGATTGAAATCATTGAGGAAAAAAGGAAAGCTGAAAGAGAAAAACTGATCAAAGAATTTAAAGAGAACGCAGACATCAAAGTGCTCAACGGGCGCTACGGGCCATATATAGCTAAGGGAAAAGAGAATTATAAGATTCCTAAAAAGATGGATCCGGCTTCCCTTTCGCTTGAGCAATGCCTTGAAATAATTGAAAAAGAAGGCCCGAAAAAGCCATCAAAAGGGCGGGGCAGGAAAAAGTAAGTCAGATTAGGTACTTACAAATTCGAACTTAACTGGAGATTATTTCAGATTTCAGATTTACGATTTCGGATTTTGCCGCGTTTGAGCAAATAATGCAATCTCCGGAAGCCTGGCAATTGTTTTATTCGCATATTTGCCTGCACAATCCCTGCTCCCAATGGAAAACAGTTTCTTTTTACAGCCCGTTGATTTACCGGACGACTCTTCTTCTCTGAAAACCGAA
Encoded proteins:
- a CDS encoding polysaccharide biosynthesis/export family protein, with amino-acid sequence MKHTIPSLKANFRLLTLSIIVLALLGSCVPQKKLKYLVDEEPKIHYDNDFKKDYLIQPGDNLYIRVLGLDNQTADLFSIQPGGVYSQYLNNELSVYLSSYSVNPQGFIEFPVIGNVLVKDKTLDEIKAQVQEAINEYMRDATVIVKLVNFRIAVLGEVIRPGQFPVFQTRLSIFEALAMAGDMSTWGDRKNVQLVRRTATGSEVHSLDLSSRRILESEYYYLMPDDVIYVSAMKSKTFAFTTFPYAILLSTVTTTLLILNFFK
- a CDS encoding archaeosortase/exosortase family protein encodes the protein MAFYSRTTAQLNHFIRKYQLQALREVLIFSVITISFHYLFRAFSGTIMSTWPIPDISGFTVDLLFKNSLWFNVNVLGMDITTVDTTFFFSDKGYIHINHSCSAVKQFLQWLVLMILYPGPWKHKLWFIPAGIVVLHFTNIFRIVGLSVVLLQWPEYWDWSHDWVFRPFFYVVIFAMWVFWVERFSKRSLKKQTAGAGNLPQGE
- a CDS encoding C69 family dipeptidase; translated protein: MKKHHLTVVLLGLFLLIGAARTVQACTNFLITKGASTDGSTMISYSADSHVLYGELYHWKAATWPEGSMLDIYEWDTGKYLGQIKQASQTYNVVGNINEHQVAIAETTYGGRSELESQAGAIMDYGSLIYVALQRAKTAREAIKIMAELVDEYGYYSSGESFSVSDPNEVWIFEMIGKGEGEKGAVWVAMRIPDGYISGHANQARITTFPLANKKTSINSKQFDKIYEPAVEVIYSHDVISFARAKGFFEGKDQDFSFSDIYAPVEFGGARFCEARVWTVFRKVHDDMDQYLDYAMGHNLENRMPLWIKPNRKVSVQDMMEFMRDAYEGTALDMTKDMGAGAHGKPYRWRPLTWKVDDVAYCNERAVATQQSGFVFVTQSRSWLPNSIGGIIWFGVDDAKSTVFTPMYCSITETPASFAEGNGAMMEWSDNAAFWIFNKVAHLAYMRYDSVIVDIQKVQKELENKFIVYTPAIDKAAEELYAADKNLAVQFLTEYSVKQGDYTFERWSLLYQDLFMKYLDGNIKYADPPNRNPKVSFPGYGEEWYRRIVKETGDHLKVVE
- the miaB gene encoding tRNA (N6-isopentenyl adenosine(37)-C2)-methylthiotransferase MiaB codes for the protein MNSRYTISLINDSLSKKLYIETFGCQMNFSDSEIVNSILVDHRYEPTQNLEDADVVFVNTCSIRENAEKRVLQRLQQFRHLKKEKPEMVIGVLGCMAERMKESLLEKAAYVDLIAGPDAYRDLPRLIKVAGSGQKAINVILSADETYANINPVRLDSNHVSAFISIMRGCENHCAYCVVPSVRGVERSRNPETIIAECHDIFNNGYREVTLLGQNVNSYAWESDAGHVSFPMLLEKVAAVNPLLRVRFATSHPKDLSDVLIAIMVRNENICRSIHLPVQSGSSRILKLMNRRYDREWYMDRVKAIRQNLPECSITTDIITGFCSETEDEHQETLSLMQWVGYDYAYMFKYSERPGTIAAKKLPDDVPEPVKSRRLSEIIELQQQLSHQSNLRDVGQTFTVLVEGTSKRSNKQFMGRNSQNKVVVFTGAESKPGTYVKVLITKCTPATLIGEMKN
- the topA gene encoding type I DNA topoisomerase; amino-acid sequence: MIKNLVIVESPAKAKTIEKFLGKDFQVKSSFGHVRDLSKTQLGIDIEKNFAPNYEISPDKKKIVAELKKLAGEAELVWLATDEDREGEAISWHLADSLNLEESKTRRIVFHEITKNAILKAVANPRAINKQLVDAQQARRVLDRLVGYEISPILWKKVKPSLSAGRVQSVAVRLIVEREEEIKAFKTTHFYRVVALFEVKNDDGIYQFSAELPERLKLETDAKTFLEKCIPASFSVADIETKPAKKSPAPPFTTSTLQQEASRKLGFSVAKTMLVAQQLYEAGKITYMRTDSVNLSDTALGLAKQEIENLFGGNYVKIRKYATKTKGAQEAHEAIRPTFLSDREIEGDASQQRLYELIWKRTIASQMSDAILEKTNVDVKISTTPEVLVAKGEVIKFDGFLKVYMESTDDDNTEGKSDVLPLMKIGDPLDLKEMSATQRFTQHPPRYTEASLVKKLEELGIGRPSTYAPTISTIQKREYVVKEDRPGQQREFVQLLLKKGKITQTNKAENVGFEKNKLFPTDIGMLVNQFLVQNFINILDYNFTANVEKEFDEIALGNKIWNDVIKDFYHPFHKQVEEVLTTSEKVKGEKLLGQDPKTGKNIYVKLGRYGAIVQSGESDSNEKPQFAGLRKGQGMETITLEDALELFKFPRIIGSYEDKELSIGIGRFGPYVKHGSLFFSLKKTDNPYTVEEERAIEIIEEKRKAEREKLIKEFKENADIKVLNGRYGPYIAKGKENYKIPKKMDPASLSLEQCLEIIEKEGPKKPSKGRGRKK
- a CDS encoding polysaccharide biosynthesis tyrosine autokinase, producing the protein MDPIRDNSQQQVEESIDFKTLFFKLYSYWYFFLITIFISLLIAFLFNKYTLPVYKVKTTVLIKDDKSRMDPQALLGISLMSSTQNIQNEIGILKSYWLSNRAIKELDLKVSYYLEENFIIRELYNESPFVVIPDIANIQPANLKFMVSVLSNNEFKIEAEGENLDLYDFTTFKATEKGADKINLSGVYSFGQTIEGQYFNFKMLLNEDFLDEDIRNKKFIFIFNNLDALTKDFSANIEIEPINREASILEVSFKGNNINKSVDFINTLIDVYLDRSLDKKNLVATNTIDFIDAQLGDITDSLNMAEARLQDFKIASEVMNLDFQAQQVFDQMKQFETDKAALVVQSKYYNHLRRYIQESRDDIDEIIVPSSMGIDDPMITQLIAELLKLHSEKSDLLIRTTPKNPLVIAMDSRIGNVKNNLLENVESIIRASEIAIAEKNKQINLLTQRISTLPATQRQLFGIERKFRFNDAIYTYLMQKRSEAAITKASNFPDNEVIDIARPGSFESVFPKKTLNFTIALLLGLVLPVGYIMGKDYFNDKVIERKDVESITNIPIIGHIINSRYDSNIIVAQSPKSSIAEAFRSIRTNIQFFSKGKDSLVVLLTSTMPSEGKTFTSTNLATVYSMYGKKVLLIGFDLRKPKIYQDFGLSNENGLSKYLIGKNTLQEIIQQSPLENLDIIMAGPIPPNPSELIASDRTGVMFSELRKLYDYIIVDTPPVGLVTDAFLLMQHADVKIFVARQNYTIKKVFAAIMKDVEFRGIPNTTILINDVKLTKNSYGYGYGYGYGYGYGYGYGYGYGYGYGYGYYSDDANDNKESAWKRLFKKPSAPTPNTDTNNPNTKA